One region of Pseudomonas alvandae genomic DNA includes:
- a CDS encoding heavy metal translocating P-type ATPase, which translates to MSESTTFDLPISGMTCASCAGRVERALSKVAGASAVSVNLATEQARIQAPADSLPALMRAVEQAGYSVPVHTLELSIEGMTCASCVGRIERALGKVVGVNRVSVNLANERAHLELLGQVDPQTLIDAVKRAGYDASVWQAETPQKNQTDHLRRERLALLMAILLSVPLVLPMLLQPFGVHWMLPAWVQFALATPVQFIFGARFYIAAFKAVRAGAGNMDLLVALGTSAGYGLSLYEWAIAQPGSMPHLYFEASAVVIALVLLGKYLESRAKRQTASAIRALEALRPERAIQVIEGEERDVAISALRLDDLVLVKPGERFPVDGEVIEGQSHADEALISGESLPVPKQPGDKITGGAINGEGRLLVRTQALGAETVLARIIRLVEDAQAAKAPIQKLVDKISQVFVPVVLILALATLIGWWLYGAPLETALINAVAVLVIACPCALGLATPTAIMAGTGVAARHGILIKDAEALERAHEVSTVVFDKTGTLTSGTPRIAHLAALDGNEDTLLSLAGALQRGSEHPLAKAVLDACSERGLTVPDISESQSLTGRGIAGSLDGRRLALGNQRLLEELGLTSGSLGESAQAWEAEGRTLSWLIEQGAAPRVLGLFAFGDTLKPGASAAVQALNQRDITSHLLTGDNRGSAQVVAQALGIANVHAQVLPADKAAIVQALKKNAVVAMVGDGINDAPALAAADIGIAMGGGTDVAMHAAGITLMRGDPRLVPAALDISRKTYAKIRQNLFWAFVYNLIGIPLAAFGWLNPVLAGAAMALSSVSVVSNALLLKFWTPKHLEDKR; encoded by the coding sequence ATGTCCGAATCCACTACCTTCGATCTGCCGATCTCCGGCATGACCTGCGCCAGCTGTGCCGGGCGGGTCGAGCGAGCCTTGAGCAAAGTCGCCGGCGCCAGTGCCGTCAGTGTCAACCTGGCGACCGAGCAGGCGCGAATCCAGGCCCCGGCGGACAGCTTGCCGGCGCTGATGCGAGCCGTCGAACAGGCCGGCTACAGCGTCCCTGTCCACACCCTGGAATTGAGCATCGAAGGCATGACGTGCGCGTCCTGCGTCGGGCGCATCGAACGAGCGTTGGGTAAAGTCGTCGGAGTGAACCGGGTCAGCGTCAACCTCGCCAACGAGCGGGCGCACCTCGAACTGCTCGGCCAGGTTGATCCGCAAACGCTCATCGATGCGGTCAAGCGCGCCGGTTACGACGCCAGCGTGTGGCAGGCCGAGACGCCTCAAAAAAACCAAACCGATCACCTGCGCCGCGAACGCCTGGCCTTGCTGATGGCGATCCTGCTGTCCGTCCCGTTGGTGTTGCCGATGCTGTTACAGCCGTTCGGCGTCCACTGGATGCTGCCGGCCTGGGTGCAATTCGCGCTGGCGACGCCAGTGCAATTCATTTTCGGAGCGCGTTTTTACATCGCAGCTTTCAAAGCGGTACGCGCCGGAGCCGGGAACATGGACCTGCTGGTCGCCCTGGGGACCAGCGCAGGTTACGGCCTGAGTCTCTACGAATGGGCGATTGCCCAGCCCGGCAGCATGCCGCATTTGTATTTCGAAGCCTCAGCCGTAGTGATCGCCCTGGTATTGCTCGGCAAATATTTGGAAAGCCGCGCCAAACGACAAACCGCCAGCGCCATTCGCGCCCTCGAAGCCTTGCGGCCGGAGCGGGCAATCCAAGTGATTGAAGGCGAAGAACGGGACGTGGCCATCAGCGCCCTGCGCTTGGATGACCTGGTGTTGGTCAAGCCCGGCGAACGTTTCCCGGTGGACGGTGAGGTGATCGAAGGCCAGAGCCATGCCGACGAGGCGCTGATCAGCGGCGAAAGCCTGCCCGTGCCCAAGCAGCCCGGCGATAAAATCACCGGCGGCGCGATCAACGGTGAGGGCCGCTTGCTGGTGCGCACCCAGGCCCTGGGCGCCGAGACGGTCCTGGCGCGCATCATCCGGCTCGTGGAAGACGCCCAGGCAGCCAAGGCACCTATCCAGAAACTGGTGGATAAAATCAGCCAAGTGTTCGTGCCGGTCGTATTGATCCTGGCCCTCGCCACGTTGATCGGCTGGTGGCTGTACGGGGCACCGCTGGAAACCGCGCTGATCAATGCCGTCGCCGTGCTGGTGATTGCCTGCCCATGCGCCCTGGGCCTGGCGACACCGACGGCGATCATGGCCGGTACCGGCGTGGCCGCCCGCCATGGAATTCTGATCAAGGATGCCGAGGCGCTGGAACGCGCTCATGAAGTCAGCACGGTGGTCTTTGACAAGACCGGGACCCTGACGTCCGGCACGCCGCGCATCGCTCACCTGGCCGCCCTTGATGGAAACGAAGACACCCTGCTGAGCCTGGCCGGCGCCTTGCAACGCGGCAGCGAGCATCCCTTGGCCAAAGCGGTGCTGGACGCCTGCAGCGAGCGTGGCTTGACCGTACCGGACATCAGCGAAAGCCAGTCTCTCACCGGGCGCGGCATTGCCGGCAGCCTCGACGGACGTCGCCTGGCCTTGGGCAATCAACGCCTGCTGGAGGAGCTGGGCCTGACTTCCGGTTCGCTGGGGGAATCGGCCCAAGCCTGGGAAGCCGAAGGTCGAACCCTTTCCTGGCTGATCGAACAAGGTGCCGCCCCACGGGTCCTGGGCCTGTTCGCCTTCGGCGATACCCTGAAGCCCGGCGCCAGCGCCGCCGTGCAAGCGTTGAATCAACGCGATATCACAAGCCACTTGCTCACCGGGGACAACCGCGGCAGTGCCCAGGTGGTCGCGCAAGCGCTGGGGATCGCCAATGTCCACGCGCAAGTGTTGCCGGCTGATAAGGCCGCCATTGTTCAAGCATTGAAAAAGAACGCGGTGGTGGCCATGGTCGGCGACGGCATCAATGACGCCCCCGCGCTGGCCGCCGCCGACATCGGCATTGCCATGGGCGGCGGCACGGACGTGGCGATGCACGCCGCCGGCATCACCCTGATGCGCGGTGATCCGCGCCTGGTTCCAGCGGCATTGGACATCAGCCGCAAGACCTACGCCAAGATCCGCCAGAATCTGTTCTGGGCCTTCGTCTACAACCTGATCGGCATCCCGCTGGCAGCCTTCGGCTGGCTCAATCCGGTACTGGCCGGCGCAGCGATGGCGCTGTCCAGCGTCAGCGTGGTGAGCAATGCATTATTGTTGAAGTTCTGGACACCCAAGCACTTGGAGGACAAGCGATGA